From a region of the Oryza sativa Japonica Group chromosome 6, ASM3414082v1 genome:
- the LOC136356956 gene encoding uncharacterized protein, giving the protein MAGSRNVKWKELEAEAEKAEPADWLPAVARAFCLLQEINEREKRDEEELREEMEFAAWVAATSAESYARFNLPPMTLEEEAEVEAAIRHHRCDDDFSVLRPEGHEEIKRRIGNDGILRHFD; this is encoded by the coding sequence ATGGCGGGTAGCCGGAATGTGAAGTGGAAGGagttggaggcggaggcggagaaggcTGAGCCGGCGGACTGGCTTCCGGCGGTAGCCAGAGCTTTCTGTTTGCTCCAGGAGATCAACGAGCGGGAGAAGAGGGATGAGGAGGAGCTGCGTGAGGAGATGGAGTTCGCCGCGTGGGTGGCGGCGACAAGCGCCGAGAGCTACGCGAGGTTCAATCTCCCGCCGAtgacgctggaggaggaggcggaggttgaGGCTGCCATCCGCCACCATAGGTGCGACGACGACTTCTCCGTCCTCAGGCCGGAGGGTCACGAGGAGATCAAGCGCCGCATTGGCAACGATGGCATCCTCCGTCACTTCGATTAG
- the LOC9266525 gene encoding uncharacterized protein yields MAQQAKEVNTNRSRCGSSISMRMEGDRNGALAMLSISSSSARYGNDHQELASAAAAFRESAGDPRKLSSGMSSRLLPARSMRSTGAGDDGEVAAAPVAGARSLSFSKLFSFRIANAARCSSSLDFDHPLPSDAASSDHISANDETTATKTKTKTKAKHASDHMNISRSQSVPMSTLSRFSSKGGGGSKRVADSSSLRIHDGGSVRFRVSVIGASPPDGNADAAAAAGEEEDDAGSVEAEEEALVCRICMVALSEDGASGGGGGTLKLECRCKGELALAHGDCAVKWFSIKGNATCDVCNHEVLNLPVTLRRVHDRQQLVYEAAAAAAAAAAAAAGDDIAGGNRRGGYSYGRVWRGTTILVIVSMLAYFCFLEQLLVGDHGTAALAISLPFACVLGLFSSLTTAKMVSRKYVWIYSAVQYLFIVLFTHLFYRYVRLQAVIAIILSTFAGFGVAICANAILLQIIRWRARRASMSAAQEEEEARRAPTQADLENALPPP; encoded by the exons ATGGCTCAACAAGCAAAGGAG GTAAACACAAACAGAAGTAGGTGTGGAAGTAGCATCAGCATGCGAATGGAAGGAGATAGAAATGGTGCCTTGGCGATGCTTTCGATATCCTCCTCCTCGGCAAGATATGGAAATGATCACCAAGAgcttgcttctgctgctgctgctttcagAGAGTCGGCAGGTGATCCGAGGAAACTGTCGTCGGGAATGAGTAGCAGGCTGTTGCCAGCACGGAGCATGAGGTCTACCGGCGCTGGGGACGatggcgaggtggcggcggcgccggtggctgGCGCTCGGTCGCTGTCCTTCTCCAAGCTCTTCAGCTTCAGAATTGCAAATGCTGCGCGTTGTTCGTCGTCGCTGGATTTTGATCATCCGCTACCTTCAGATGCAGCAAGCAGTGATCACATTTCTGCA AACGatgagacgacggcgacgaagacgaagacgaagacgaaggcgAAGCACGCGAGTGACCACATGAACATCAGCCGCTCACAGTCCGTGCCAATGAGCACCCTGTCGAGATTCAGCTCCAAGGGGGGAGGAGGCTCCAAGAGAGTGGCGGACTCGAGCTCCCTTCGTATTCACGACGGTGGCAGCGTGCGGTTCAGGGTGTCGGTGATAGGCGCCTCTCCTCCCGACGGCAatgcggacgccgccgccgccgccggagaagaggaggacgacgccggcagcgtggaggcggaggaggaggcgctggTTTGCCGGATATGCATGGTGGCGCTGtcggaggacggcgccagcggcggcggcggcggcacgctgaAGCTGGAGTGCCGGTGCAAGGGGGAGCTCGCGCTGGCGCACGGCGACTGCGCCGTCAAGTGGTTCAGCATCAAGGGCAACGCGACGTGCGACGTCTGCAACCACGAGGTGCTCAACCTCCCCGTCACGCTGCGCCGCGTCCACGACCGCCAGCAGCTGGTCTATgaggcagccgcggcggcggcggccgccgccgccgcagcggccgGTGACGACATcgccggcggcaaccggcgaggAGGGTACAGCTACGGGCGCGTGTGGCGCGGCACGACCATCCTCGTCATCGTCAGCATGCTGGCCTACTTCTGCTTCCTGGAGCAGCTGCTCGTCGGCGaccacggcacggcggcgctggCCATCTCGCTGCCGTTCGCCTGCGTGCTcggcctcttctcctccctcacCACCGCCAAGATGG TGTCCAGGAAGTATGTGTGGATCTACTCAGCTGTGCAATATCTCTTCATCGTGCTTTTCACCCACCTCTTCTACAGATat GTGCGATTGCAAGCGGTGATTGCCATCATCCTGTCCACCTTCGCGGGCTTTGGCGTGGCCATCTGCGCCAACGCCATCCTCCTCCAGATCATCAGATGGAGGGCCAGGCGGGCATCCATGTCAGCAGcacaggaagaagaggaagctcgCCGTGCTCCCACACAGGCGGACCTCGAGAACGCTCTACCTCCACCCTAG
- the LOC4340951 gene encoding phosphatidylinositol 4-kinase gamma 4-like produces MSSAAIAISPMVEEFALLPICFDGSRSPHCLSGSQLQDSIIIFLAVPGAPPMPMSVLGSESIASVKLRIQRFKGFVVNKQRLVLDGHELARNNCHVKDYGLADGNVLHLVIRLADLRLINIETTSGKKFQFQVDQSRNVKYLKSKLAVEGDEDLGEDHKLECDGKELEDHQLIADISKKDDAVIHLFIRKPAKLRTQQVDKDTVVTVVTPQEKENLQNEAHAVNPAKPAGARPALVEPIIVNHKVKLSLEVMRMISSAIAGLENGYLPVMSAEGSGGVYFMQDASGEKNIAVFKPRDEEPMAKNNPRGLPVSTDGEGMKRGTLVGEGAFREVAAYILDHPIGDHESEERIGFSGVPPTALVRSLHRGKSFKIGSLQMFIQNNGSCEDMGPRAFPVKEVHKIAVLDLRLANADRHAGNILVCKDEEGGNYKLVPIDHGYCLPEKFEDCTFEWLYWPQAREPFSDETIAYIKSLDAEEDIKLLKFHGWELSARCARVLCISTMLLKKGAARGLTPYDIGRILCRETVNRDSEIEDIVQEAEGHVLPGSSEVIFLETVSEIIDRHLDKKFA; encoded by the exons ATGTCGTCTGCTGCCATTGCCATTAGCCCGATGGTGGAAGAGTTTGCTCTCCTGCCCATCTGCTTCGACGGCAGCCGGTCGCCCCACTGTTTGTCCGGGTCACAGCTGCAGGATTCGATTATCATCTTTCTTGCTGTGCCTGGTGCCCCACCGATGCCGATGAGTGTGCTCGGCTCGGAGTCCATCGCCTCGGTCAAGCTGCGCATTCAGCGGTTCAAGGGGTTCGTGGTTAACAAGCAGAGGCTTGTGCTTGATGGGCACGAGCTGGCAAGGAACAACTGCCATGTGAAGGATTATGGGCTTGCCGATGGAAATGTTCTGCACCTTGTTATCCGCTTGGCTGATCTTCGCTTGATTAACATCGAGACTACCAGTGGAAAGAAGTTTCAGTTCCAGGTGGACCAGAGCCGCAATGTCAAGTATCTCAAGAGTAAGCTGGCAGTGGAGGGAGATGAGGACCTTGGTGAGGATCACAAGCTTGAATGTGATGGCAAGGAGCTTGAGGACCACCAGCTGATTGCTGATATTAGCAAGAAGGATGATGCTGTGATCCATTTGTTCATCCGCAAGCCAGCAAAGTTACGGACACAGCAAGTTGATAAAGACACGGTGGTTACAGTTGTCACTCCGCAGGAGAAAGAGAACCTTCAAAATGAAGCTCATGCTGTGAACCCTGCTAAACCAGCTGGTGCTAGGCCTGCTCTTGTTGAACCAATTATCGTTAACCACAAGGTGAAGCTATCACTTGAAGTGATGAGAATGATTAGCTCAGCCATAGCTGGTCTTGAGAATGGATACTTGCCAGTGATGTCAGCTGAAGGTTCAGGGGGTGTTTACTTCATGCAAGATGCATCAGGAGAGAAGAATATTGCAGTGTTTAAGCCCAGAGATGAGGAACCTATGGCTAAAAACAACCCAAGAGGGCTTCCAGTGTCGACTGATGGAGAAGGCATGAAGAGGGGGACACTTGTAGGGGAAGGTGCATTTAGggaagttgctgcttatatTCTTGACCATCCAATTGGTGATCATGAATCTGAAGAACGTATCGGGTTCTCTGGTGTGCCTCCCACAGCATTGGTCCGGAGCTTACACAGGGGGAAGAGCTTCAAGATTGGATCACTGCAGATGTTCATTCAGAACAATGGAAGTTGTGAGGATATGGGTCCCCGAGCATTTCCAGTGAAGGAGGTCCACAAAATAGCAGTGTTAGATCTTAGGTTAGCAAACGCTGATCGTCATGCAGGGAACATTTTAGTGTGCAAGGATGAAGAAGGTGGCAATTACAAGTTGGTTCCAATTGATCATGGTTACTGCTTGCCAGAGAAG TTTGAAGATTGTACCTTTGAGTGGCTGTACTGGCCCCAGGCTCGTGAACCATTCAGTGATGAAACCATTGCATACATCAAATCACTAGACGCTGAAGAGGACATCAAGCTTCTCAAGTTCCATGGGTGGGAGCTGTCTGCAAGATGTGCTCGTGTCCTGTGCATCAGCACCATGCTTTTAAAGAAAGGTGCAGCACGAGGCCTCACACCGTATGACATCGGGCGTATACTGTGCAGGGAAACTGTGAATAGAGACTCTGAGATTGAGGACATCGTCCAGGAAGCCGAGGGCCATGTTCTCCCAGGGTCAAGTGAAGTAATCTTCTTAGAAACCGTATCTGAAATCATAGACCGTCACCTCGACAAGAAGTTCGCTTAG